From a region of the Streptacidiphilus albus JL83 genome:
- a CDS encoding GNAT family N-acetyltransferase, translating to MEHTIRAVQPEDWTRAKALRLDALRDPVASIAFVDTYEQAAGRPDEFWQGRAAQSGEGTTFRQFAAEAADGSWLGSLSVLVERAGVETFFADVPEVAQTHIVGVFLRPEARGTGLAVELFQAALDWSWSLTEPVVEQVRLFVHEDNARAEAMYRKVGFKHTGHSVPAVDPTASDHELVLLRS from the coding sequence GGAAGACTGGACCAGGGCCAAGGCACTGCGACTGGACGCGCTACGGGATCCGGTGGCGAGCATCGCCTTCGTCGACACCTACGAGCAGGCCGCGGGCCGACCCGACGAGTTCTGGCAGGGTCGTGCCGCCCAGTCCGGCGAGGGCACGACCTTCCGACAGTTCGCCGCGGAGGCCGCGGACGGGAGCTGGCTCGGCTCACTCTCCGTGCTCGTCGAACGGGCCGGTGTGGAGACCTTCTTCGCGGACGTCCCGGAGGTGGCGCAGACGCACATCGTCGGCGTCTTCCTCCGCCCCGAAGCGCGTGGCACCGGCCTCGCGGTGGAGCTCTTCCAGGCCGCCCTGGACTGGTCCTGGTCGCTGACCGAGCCGGTGGTCGAGCAGGTCAGGCTCTTCGTGCACGAGGACAACGCCCGCGCGGAGGCCATGTACCGCAAGGTCGGCTTCAAGCACACCGGCCACTCGGTCCCCGCCGTCGACCCCACGGCCAGCGACCACGAACTCGTGCTCCTCCGCAGTTGA
- a CDS encoding WapI family immunity protein, whose translation MLLRDHVNSVGLRPLRYQFASPCRDPYDDNWLIIAGEVATPGGSWSFAEPCLLTDEARSIPGWLRAVAAGRVQATDPDPEGGSAPALSFMEPCLAFSLADRDDDGGAVVRVHLSLEAAPPWQRDEEGEYLYEFTVDVHLDSEALLGAADGWSAELSPFPVR comes from the coding sequence GTGCTTCTACGTGATCATGTGAACAGTGTCGGCCTGCGCCCGTTGCGGTACCAGTTCGCCTCGCCCTGCCGGGACCCGTACGACGACAACTGGCTGATCATCGCCGGTGAGGTGGCGACCCCCGGGGGCAGCTGGTCCTTCGCCGAGCCGTGTCTGCTGACCGACGAGGCCCGGTCGATACCCGGCTGGCTGCGTGCGGTCGCGGCCGGGCGGGTGCAGGCCACCGACCCCGACCCCGAGGGCGGGTCGGCGCCGGCCCTGTCCTTCATGGAGCCGTGCCTGGCCTTCAGCCTGGCGGATCGGGACGACGACGGCGGCGCGGTGGTGCGGGTCCACCTCTCGCTGGAGGCGGCGCCGCCGTGGCAGCGGGACGAGGAGGGCGAGTACCTGTACGAGTTCACCGTCGACGTGCACCTCGACAGCGAGGCGCTGCTCGGGGCTGCGGACGGCTGGAGTGCGGAGCTGTCGCCCTTTCCGGTCCGCTGA
- a CDS encoding FAD-dependent oxidoreductase: MTTQVTIVGAGLGGLVLARVLHVHGITATIYESEPSAGARTQGGQLDIHEHDGQIALEAAGLTDRFRAIIHEGGEAARALDPQGKVLLDEPDNGTGGRPEVLRGDLRRILLDSLPDGTIQWGRKVTGVRSLGDGRHELAFADGSTVTTDLLVGADGAWSRIRPLLSDAEPEYVGTTFIETYLFEADQRHPAAAAAVGDGAMFALTPGKGITAHREAGNVLHTYVQLNRPAEWVAGIDFTDAATATARVAAEFDGWAPELTALITDGETAPVPRMIYTLPNGHRWDRVPGVTLLGDAAHLMPPSGDGANLAMFDGAELGRAIAAHRDDIEAALRAYEEAMFPRSGSVAVEAHQTLDLCLGDDSPHGLIDLISGPHQQEQD, from the coding sequence ATGACCACTCAGGTGACGATCGTCGGTGCGGGCCTCGGCGGCCTCGTCCTCGCCCGCGTCCTCCACGTCCACGGCATCACCGCGACCATCTACGAGAGCGAGCCCTCCGCCGGCGCCCGCACCCAGGGCGGCCAGCTCGACATCCACGAGCACGACGGCCAGATCGCGCTCGAAGCGGCCGGCCTGACCGACCGGTTCCGCGCCATCATCCACGAGGGCGGCGAGGCCGCCCGGGCGCTCGACCCGCAGGGCAAGGTGCTGCTGGACGAGCCCGACAACGGCACCGGCGGGCGCCCCGAGGTGCTGCGCGGCGACCTCCGCCGGATTCTGCTCGACTCCCTGCCCGACGGGACGATCCAGTGGGGGCGCAAGGTCACCGGGGTCCGGTCCCTCGGCGACGGCCGGCACGAGCTGGCCTTCGCGGACGGGTCGACCGTGACCACCGACCTCCTGGTCGGCGCCGACGGCGCCTGGTCGAGGATCAGGCCGCTGCTCTCCGACGCCGAGCCCGAGTACGTCGGCACGACATTCATCGAGACCTACCTGTTCGAGGCCGACCAACGGCACCCGGCGGCGGCCGCAGCGGTCGGCGACGGCGCGATGTTCGCCCTCACCCCGGGCAAGGGCATCACCGCCCACCGCGAGGCGGGGAACGTCCTGCACACCTACGTCCAGCTCAACCGCCCCGCCGAGTGGGTGGCCGGGATCGACTTCACCGATGCCGCCACCGCGACCGCACGGGTCGCGGCCGAGTTCGACGGCTGGGCGCCGGAGCTCACCGCGCTGATCACCGACGGCGAGACCGCGCCGGTCCCCCGCATGATCTACACACTCCCGAACGGACACCGGTGGGACCGCGTGCCCGGAGTGACGCTCCTCGGTGACGCGGCGCACCTGATGCCGCCGTCCGGGGACGGCGCGAACCTGGCGATGTTCGACGGCGCCGAGCTCGGCAGGGCGATCGCCGCGCACCGCGACGACATCGAAGCGGCGCTCCGCGCCTACGAAGAGGCGATGTTTCCGCGCAGCGGGTCGGTGGCCGTGGAGGCGCACCAGACCCTGGACCTCTGCCTCGGCGACGACTCGCCCCACGGGCTCATCGACCTCATCTCCGGCCCCCACCAGCAGGAGCAGGACTGA
- a CDS encoding TetR/AcrR family transcriptional regulator, with translation MATRTRRAERREEPLSRERIVETAIGLLDSAGEGGLTFRVLAERLATGPGAIYWHVAGKDELLSAATDAVVADAMTADTADSTPQDAIRAVALGVFDAIDAHPWIGAQLVRAPEKTPMLRAFEHIGRQVQALGVPGAAQFTVASALWSYILGVGGQNAANARAVRPDTNRDEFLGSVAAAWENLDPEEYAFTRSVAGRLRDHDDRVEFLAGIDLILAGIAARP, from the coding sequence ATGGCAACCAGGACCCGTCGCGCAGAGCGACGAGAGGAGCCGCTCTCCCGGGAGCGCATCGTCGAGACCGCGATCGGGCTCCTCGACTCGGCGGGCGAGGGCGGACTCACGTTCCGCGTGCTGGCCGAGCGCCTGGCCACCGGGCCCGGTGCGATCTACTGGCATGTCGCCGGCAAGGACGAACTGCTGAGCGCCGCGACCGACGCGGTCGTCGCCGACGCCATGACCGCCGACACCGCGGACTCGACGCCGCAGGACGCGATCCGTGCCGTCGCGCTCGGCGTGTTCGACGCGATCGACGCCCACCCGTGGATCGGCGCCCAGCTCGTCCGAGCGCCCGAGAAGACGCCGATGCTGCGGGCCTTCGAACACATCGGGCGCCAGGTCCAGGCGCTCGGGGTGCCCGGCGCCGCCCAGTTCACCGTCGCCTCCGCGCTCTGGAGCTACATCCTCGGGGTGGGCGGGCAGAACGCGGCCAATGCCCGCGCGGTCCGGCCGGACACGAACCGGGACGAGTTCCTCGGCTCCGTCGCGGCCGCCTGGGAGAACCTCGACCCCGAGGAGTACGCCTTCACCCGAAGCGTCGCCGGCCGGCTGCGCGACCACGACGACCGGGTGGAGTTCCTGGCCGGCATCGACCTGATCCTGGCCGGCATCGCGGCCCGTCCGTAG
- a CDS encoding low temperature requirement protein A: MTDEGAPAAAGEVTLRQRLRRQLWQPPRAHGEQPRERVVGPLELFYDLVVVVLVAQAAHHLAGKLTWRGLGEYASVFGLVWIAWVNGSLHHELHGHDDARARSTFLLQILILVPLGAFIPEAGGERGAAFAVSAGSLFAVLALLWLLASRGDRPEYRRSSRLFVAGTVFCAVVLGASALLPAVSRVWTWGLLDVAYLVGFGTVVLGATSGAAATFTVTDALIERFGLLIIIVLGETVTGVVSGLAAEPVSVLEVAVALVSVVVGFGAWWTYFDFAGHREPRQTPTATLRWMLAHLPLTAAVAAMGAAMVSLVEHAHAARTPAATAWVLCAAAAVVLLSTMLVASGLEAWRSRSGLYRPLSRTSGAAAVACLGLGAARPAPIVLGLVLVVLFSIPWGLAVGYRLRRPDDAEE, from the coding sequence ATGACGGACGAAGGCGCCCCGGCCGCAGCCGGCGAGGTGACGCTCCGGCAGCGGCTGCGGCGACAGCTGTGGCAGCCGCCGCGCGCCCACGGCGAGCAGCCGCGGGAGCGCGTGGTCGGGCCGCTGGAGCTCTTCTACGACCTGGTGGTGGTCGTCCTGGTCGCCCAGGCGGCCCACCACCTGGCGGGGAAGCTCACCTGGCGCGGCCTCGGCGAGTACGCCTCGGTCTTCGGACTGGTGTGGATCGCCTGGGTCAACGGGAGTCTCCACCACGAGCTGCACGGTCACGACGACGCCCGGGCCCGCAGCACCTTCCTGCTCCAGATCCTGATCCTGGTGCCCCTGGGAGCCTTCATCCCCGAGGCGGGCGGCGAGCGGGGAGCGGCCTTCGCCGTCTCCGCCGGGAGCCTGTTCGCGGTGCTGGCGCTGCTGTGGCTGCTGGCCTCGCGCGGCGACCGGCCCGAGTACCGACGCTCCAGCCGACTCTTCGTCGCCGGAACGGTCTTCTGCGCCGTCGTCCTGGGCGCCAGCGCGCTGCTGCCCGCCGTCTCCCGGGTCTGGACCTGGGGTCTGCTGGACGTGGCCTACCTGGTCGGCTTCGGCACCGTCGTCCTCGGAGCGACATCCGGGGCGGCCGCCACGTTCACCGTCACCGACGCCCTCATCGAGCGGTTCGGGCTGCTCATCATCATCGTGCTCGGCGAGACCGTGACCGGCGTGGTGAGCGGGCTCGCGGCCGAGCCGGTCAGCGTGCTGGAGGTCGCGGTCGCGCTGGTCTCGGTGGTGGTCGGCTTCGGCGCCTGGTGGACGTACTTCGACTTCGCCGGCCACCGCGAGCCGCGGCAGACCCCGACCGCCACCCTGCGGTGGATGCTCGCCCACCTGCCGCTCACCGCCGCGGTGGCCGCGATGGGCGCGGCGATGGTCAGCCTGGTCGAGCACGCCCATGCCGCACGCACTCCCGCAGCCACCGCCTGGGTGCTCTGCGCCGCCGCCGCGGTCGTCCTGCTCAGCACCATGCTCGTGGCCAGCGGCCTCGAAGCCTGGCGCAGCAGAAGCGGACTGTACCGGCCGCTCTCCCGCACCAGCGGGGCGGCGGCCGTCGCCTGCCTCGGGCTGGGCGCGGCCCGCCCGGCCCCGATCGTGCTCGGCCTCGTCCTGGTCGTGCTCTTCAGCATCCCGTGGGGACTCGCCGTCGGCTACCGGCTCCGCCGGCCGGACGACGCCGAGGAGTAG
- a CDS encoding aldo/keto reductase translates to MSAFYGATDDKEVTPSQLALAWVRHQGAVAIPGTKRRRYLEENVAATRLTLTAEDIAAIEAVAPRGVVTGDRYAPEMMGMLNG, encoded by the coding sequence ATGAGCGCCTTCTACGGCGCCACCGACGACAAGGAGGTCACGCCCTCCCAGCTCGCGCTCGCGTGGGTCCGGCACCAGGGCGCCGTCGCCATCCCCGGGACCAAGCGCCGCCGCTACCTGGAGGAGAACGTCGCCGCGACCCGGCTGACCCTGACCGCCGAGGACATCGCCGCGATCGAGGCGGTCGCCCCGCGCGGCGTGGTCACCGGCGACCGCTACGCGCCCGAGATGATGGGCATGCTCAACGGCTGA
- a CDS encoding TetR family transcriptional regulator: MLDAAFAEFATYGIAGARVDRIAESAGANKRLIYVYFGNKEQLFDEVLQRALTAGAESVPFDAGDLPGYAGAIFDHLVARPELMRLRLWKLLERPSATGIEPDAFLGKTVALADAQQRGDVAREMEPADLLTVVLAMAQAWFWADEGVEAGEDGLGRSPQRLALHRAAVVEAVRRISEPKS, from the coding sequence TTGCTCGACGCCGCCTTCGCTGAGTTCGCCACCTACGGCATCGCCGGTGCCCGGGTCGACCGGATCGCCGAGAGCGCGGGGGCCAACAAGCGGCTGATCTACGTCTACTTCGGCAACAAGGAGCAGCTGTTCGACGAGGTGCTGCAACGGGCGCTGACGGCGGGTGCGGAGTCCGTGCCGTTCGACGCCGGGGACCTGCCCGGCTATGCCGGCGCGATCTTCGACCATCTGGTCGCCCGGCCGGAGCTGATGCGCCTGCGGCTGTGGAAGCTGCTGGAGCGCCCCTCCGCCACCGGGATCGAGCCCGACGCCTTCCTGGGCAAGACCGTCGCGCTGGCCGACGCGCAGCAGCGTGGCGACGTCGCCCGGGAGATGGAGCCCGCCGATCTCCTGACCGTGGTTCTCGCCATGGCCCAGGCCTGGTTCTGGGCCGACGAAGGCGTCGAGGCGGGCGAGGACGGCCTCGGCCGGTCGCCGCAGCGGCTGGCGCTGCACCGCGCGGCAGTGGTCGAGGCCGTCCGTCGGATCAGCGAGCCGAAGTCCTGA
- a CDS encoding VOC family protein — MATRLVQIAMNAQDDSVLGRFWAEALGWGVDSEEPGVTNLEPVGLTYPDPAAVCVDVLRVPEPKTVKNRVHVDLATTSAAHQAELVARLRGLGATPADVGQGDVPWTVLADPEGNEFCVLEPREIYRDTGPMAAVVVDCADPRAMARFWGEAMDWTLHQVTDELAVLRSAKGVGPYLEFLRTADAKTVKNRIHLDLRPYPGDDQAAEAARLRALGATPADVGQGDVPWTVLADPEGNEFCLLTPR, encoded by the coding sequence ATGGCGACACGGCTGGTTCAAATTGCGATGAATGCTCAGGACGACTCCGTACTCGGCCGGTTCTGGGCGGAGGCGCTCGGCTGGGGCGTGGACAGCGAGGAGCCCGGGGTGACCAACCTCGAACCCGTGGGCCTGACCTACCCCGACCCCGCCGCCGTCTGCGTCGACGTCCTTCGCGTCCCGGAACCCAAGACGGTGAAGAACCGGGTGCACGTCGACCTTGCCACCACCTCTGCGGCCCATCAGGCAGAGCTGGTGGCGCGGCTCCGGGGGCTCGGCGCGACGCCCGCCGACGTCGGCCAGGGCGACGTGCCGTGGACGGTCCTGGCCGACCCGGAGGGCAACGAGTTCTGCGTGCTGGAGCCCCGGGAGATCTACCGGGACACCGGTCCCATGGCCGCGGTGGTGGTCGACTGCGCGGATCCGCGGGCCATGGCCCGGTTCTGGGGCGAGGCGATGGACTGGACCCTGCACCAGGTGACCGACGAGCTCGCGGTGCTGCGCTCCGCCAAGGGCGTCGGCCCCTATCTGGAGTTCCTCCGCACAGCCGACGCGAAGACCGTGAAGAACCGCATCCATCTCGACCTCCGCCCGTACCCCGGCGACGATCAGGCGGCCGAGGCAGCCCGGTTGCGGGCGCTCGGCGCGACGCCCGCCGACGTCGGCCAGGGCGACGTGCCGTGGACGGTCCTGGCCGACCCGGAGGGCAACGAGTTCTGCCTCCTCACCCCGCGCTGA
- a CDS encoding GNAT family N-acetyltransferase: MNDPTTTNPLRPSSDGAERPFALDTAPLPEIVVTDAPTAEEVALVSDALDAFNVQAAGVDDRRPLAVLLRDPQTHRVLGGLTGRTSLGLLFVDLFHLPPELRGSGLGSEILRQAEAEGRRRGCRRAVLYTISFQAPDFYRRHGWEVFGEIPCDPPGTSRVFLSKNLV; this comes from the coding sequence ATGAACGATCCGACCACGACGAACCCCCTCCGGCCCTCCTCCGACGGTGCGGAGCGGCCGTTCGCCCTCGACACCGCTCCCCTGCCCGAGATCGTCGTGACCGACGCGCCCACGGCCGAGGAGGTCGCGCTGGTCTCGGACGCACTCGACGCGTTCAACGTCCAGGCGGCAGGCGTCGACGACCGTCGGCCACTGGCTGTGCTGCTCCGGGACCCGCAGACCCACCGCGTCCTCGGCGGCCTGACCGGCCGGACGTCACTCGGCCTGCTCTTCGTGGACCTGTTCCACCTGCCGCCGGAGCTGCGCGGTTCCGGGCTGGGCAGCGAGATCCTCCGACAGGCGGAGGCCGAGGGCCGTCGACGCGGCTGCCGCCGGGCGGTGCTCTACACCATCAGCTTCCAGGCGCCCGACTTCTACCGGCGCCACGGCTGGGAGGTCTTCGGTGAAATCCCCTGCGACCCGCCCGGCACCAGCCGCGTGTTCCTGAGCAAGAACCTGGTGTGA
- the gcvH gene encoding glycine cleavage system protein GcvH — protein MSNVPADLKYTDEHEWVRREAGGTLTVGLTDFAQSQLGDIVFVELPEAGLNVSLGDAVATVESVKSVSEIYAPASGEIIEINSLLVDEPEEVNADPYGAWLFKIKLTDGASTDNLIDAAAYSKLIG, from the coding sequence ATGTCGAATGTCCCTGCTGACCTCAAGTACACCGATGAGCACGAGTGGGTCCGACGGGAGGCCGGCGGGACGCTGACGGTCGGTCTCACCGACTTCGCGCAGTCCCAGTTGGGTGACATCGTCTTCGTGGAACTGCCCGAGGCGGGACTGAACGTGTCCCTGGGGGACGCGGTCGCCACCGTGGAGTCGGTCAAGTCCGTCTCCGAGATCTACGCCCCGGCCAGCGGCGAGATCATCGAGATCAACTCGCTGCTGGTGGACGAGCCCGAAGAGGTGAACGCGGACCCGTACGGGGCCTGGCTGTTCAAGATCAAGCTGACGGACGGCGCCTCGACCGACAACCTCATCGACGCCGCCGCGTACAGCAAGCTGATCGGCTGA
- a CDS encoding winged helix-turn-helix transcriptional regulator — MTITETAAAVGTTYRPDGPCRPILDQIADKWSMIVMAILDQPRRFNEIMRCIEGVTHRVLTQTLRRLERNGMIQRRVLPTSPVGVEYSLTPLGESLREPFSRLYAWTVANKDEIRAHQMAYDRRML; from the coding sequence ATGACCATTACCGAGACCGCTGCCGCCGTCGGGACCACCTATCGTCCGGACGGCCCGTGCCGCCCGATCCTCGACCAGATCGCCGACAAATGGTCGATGATAGTCATGGCCATCCTCGACCAGCCCCGGCGGTTCAACGAGATCATGCGATGTATCGAGGGCGTGACCCATCGGGTCCTGACCCAGACCCTGCGCCGGCTGGAGCGCAACGGCATGATCCAGCGCCGCGTGCTGCCGACCTCGCCGGTCGGGGTCGAGTACTCGCTCACTCCCCTGGGCGAGTCCCTGCGCGAGCCGTTCAGTCGGCTGTACGCCTGGACGGTCGCCAACAAGGACGAGATCCGGGCCCACCAAATGGCTTACGACCGAAGGATGCTGTAG
- a CDS encoding radical SAM protein encodes MTSTTDTVYFADPGSRATPAPAGKRSVQLVEFTAMQGVRYSVTLGYLKATSLADPALDAACDFRISVREQSGGERATKELLDSWDEPFVVALTVFFWNRAQSLELARQVKQRWPNCRVVVGGNDVSYQQEPLFAEAPWLDVLVHGEGELRFRDLLHCFLEGGDLSSISGISYWSDGAVVTNPDADRITDLEQIVSPILAPVYSDEEITGSSMIVYETNRGCPYGCAFCYWGGATNSKVRQFDLDRIFAELDRLIRLMPTDATLFIADANFGILGRDQQIAEHIVELSKRYDKRLIVSTNWAKNGNERIVQIASMLHAAELTGAITLSAQSFDADVLKIANRANIRTDHYRRLLSRFRELDVPTYTDLIWGLPGETFDSYLNGVEEVLSAGGSPVIYPLLLLNNTEYSREAFRDKHALTTRWMPGDITNPELIADVVVAHEAMTTGEWVRGMEFRVAMTLFQKILLRCALRVIHSTTGVRMVELCQQLWSFLLNDCADPFLRAVARNVAVAYREPADLDMALLKTVIGDQVIVPEEVHFQALLCRAITTRDATAELLDAAVDHLCGWLAASGHQVDRMLVDSALTLDLAASTILRASMRGKLVEAEFAVPRQGWDLLVSSGDVPSSLDAGGQGDIVHGTVWAPPRWVHYPISVYALSIWHGTGRPLYDLLFALPDRFPAVR; translated from the coding sequence ATGACCTCCACCACGGACACGGTCTACTTCGCCGACCCCGGCAGCCGGGCAACGCCGGCCCCCGCCGGGAAGAGATCCGTACAGCTCGTCGAGTTCACCGCGATGCAGGGCGTCCGGTACAGCGTCACCCTCGGGTACCTCAAGGCGACCTCGCTCGCCGACCCCGCCCTCGACGCGGCCTGCGACTTCCGGATCAGCGTGCGCGAGCAGAGCGGCGGGGAGCGGGCGACCAAGGAACTGCTCGACTCCTGGGACGAGCCCTTCGTCGTGGCGCTCACCGTGTTCTTCTGGAACCGCGCCCAGTCCCTGGAGCTGGCCCGCCAGGTGAAGCAGCGCTGGCCGAACTGCCGGGTGGTCGTCGGCGGCAACGACGTCAGCTACCAGCAGGAGCCGCTGTTCGCCGAGGCGCCCTGGCTGGACGTGCTGGTCCACGGCGAGGGCGAGCTGCGCTTCCGCGACCTGCTGCACTGCTTCCTGGAGGGAGGGGACCTCTCCTCGATCTCCGGCATCAGCTACTGGTCCGACGGCGCCGTGGTCACCAATCCGGACGCGGACCGCATCACCGACCTCGAACAGATCGTCTCGCCGATCCTCGCCCCGGTCTACTCCGACGAGGAGATCACCGGCTCGTCCATGATCGTCTACGAGACCAACCGGGGCTGCCCCTACGGGTGTGCGTTCTGCTACTGGGGCGGCGCGACCAACTCCAAGGTGCGCCAGTTCGACCTCGACCGCATCTTCGCCGAGCTCGACCGGCTGATCCGGCTGATGCCCACCGACGCCACCCTGTTCATCGCGGACGCGAACTTCGGCATCCTCGGCCGCGACCAGCAGATCGCGGAGCACATCGTCGAGCTCAGCAAGCGCTACGACAAGCGGCTGATCGTCAGCACGAACTGGGCGAAGAACGGCAACGAGCGCATCGTCCAGATCGCGAGCATGCTGCACGCCGCCGAACTGACCGGTGCGATCACGCTGTCCGCGCAGTCCTTCGACGCCGATGTGCTGAAGATCGCCAACCGCGCCAACATCCGCACCGACCACTACCGTCGGCTGCTCTCCCGGTTCCGCGAACTGGACGTGCCCACCTACACCGACCTGATCTGGGGTCTGCCCGGCGAGACCTTCGACTCCTACCTCAACGGTGTCGAGGAGGTCCTGTCCGCCGGCGGCTCGCCGGTGATCTACCCGTTGCTGCTGCTCAACAACACCGAGTACTCGCGCGAGGCCTTCCGGGACAAGCACGCGCTGACCACCCGCTGGATGCCCGGCGACATCACCAATCCCGAGCTCATCGCGGACGTCGTCGTCGCGCACGAGGCCATGACCACCGGGGAATGGGTGCGTGGCATGGAGTTCCGGGTGGCCATGACGCTGTTCCAGAAGATCCTGCTGCGCTGCGCGCTGCGGGTCATCCACTCGACGACCGGCGTCCGCATGGTCGAACTGTGCCAGCAGCTCTGGTCGTTCCTGCTGAACGACTGTGCCGACCCGTTCCTCCGCGCCGTCGCCCGCAATGTCGCCGTGGCCTACCGGGAGCCGGCCGACCTGGACATGGCGCTGCTGAAGACGGTCATCGGCGACCAGGTGATCGTGCCCGAGGAGGTGCACTTCCAGGCGCTGCTGTGCCGCGCCATCACCACCCGGGACGCCACCGCGGAGCTGCTCGACGCGGCGGTCGACCACCTCTGCGGCTGGCTGGCCGCCTCCGGGCACCAGGTCGACCGGATGCTGGTCGACAGCGCGCTGACGCTCGACCTCGCGGCGTCGACGATCCTGCGCGCGAGCATGCGCGGAAAGCTGGTCGAGGCCGAGTTCGCCGTGCCGAGGCAGGGCTGGGACCTGCTCGTCAGCTCCGGCGACGTGCCGTCGAGCCTCGACGCCGGCGGCCAGGGTGACATCGTGCACGGCACGGTGTGGGCGCCGCCGCGCTGGGTCCACTACCCGATCAGCGTGTACGCGCTGTCGATCTGGCACGGCACCGGCCGGCCGCTCTACGATCTGCTGTTCGCGCTCCCCGACCGGTTCCCGGCGGTGAGATGA
- a CDS encoding LLM class flavin-dependent oxidoreductase, with protein MRFGLSFLPDCTPETKSPQTYFSDALELSIQAEMGGLDSVKMTEHYLHHYGGYCPSPLGFLSAVAARTSTVRLMTGCVLPVFHHPIQLAAEAAQVDAISGGRLDVGFARAYLPDEFDALGLDMDESVDRFRETIRAVQRIWTEEKVSEETPFFSYRDVTGLPRPTQLPHPPMWGAAVRTPESFSWLGAEGLGLLITPLISPHEFRDHLTLYRDAFRAAHGGSALRPRVAASLPLVVADTDEHAEEIAETYLRRYLDVWAEAVSPWDKRESSAYRGYSGFGWMLRGMQTTKLYTDGGAIVGSPATVIDRIRAFNHHIGGVDQILWQIDFGAMPLPEARQTLQLFCDEVLPEVKTL; from the coding sequence GTGCGCTTCGGGCTTTCCTTTCTTCCTGACTGCACGCCGGAGACGAAATCTCCGCAGACCTATTTCAGCGACGCGCTGGAGTTGTCGATCCAGGCTGAGATGGGCGGTCTGGATTCGGTCAAGATGACCGAGCACTACCTCCATCACTACGGCGGCTACTGCCCGAGCCCGCTGGGATTCCTGTCCGCCGTGGCTGCTCGGACGAGCACGGTCAGATTGATGACCGGATGCGTTCTGCCGGTGTTCCACCACCCGATCCAATTGGCCGCGGAAGCCGCGCAGGTGGATGCGATCAGCGGCGGCCGGCTCGATGTGGGGTTCGCCCGGGCGTATCTGCCCGACGAGTTCGACGCATTGGGCCTGGACATGGACGAGAGCGTCGACCGGTTCCGCGAGACCATTCGCGCGGTCCAGCGGATCTGGACCGAGGAGAAGGTCAGCGAGGAGACCCCGTTCTTCTCCTACCGCGATGTGACCGGACTGCCGCGGCCCACCCAGCTGCCGCACCCGCCGATGTGGGGCGCGGCGGTGCGCACGCCGGAGAGCTTCTCCTGGCTGGGCGCCGAGGGACTGGGGCTGCTGATCACCCCGTTGATCTCGCCGCACGAATTCCGCGACCACCTGACCCTCTACCGCGACGCCTTCCGGGCCGCGCACGGCGGTTCGGCGCTGCGCCCCCGGGTCGCGGCCAGCCTGCCGCTGGTGGTCGCGGACACCGACGAGCACGCGGAGGAGATCGCCGAGACCTATCTGCGCCGCTATCTGGACGTCTGGGCCGAGGCCGTGAGCCCCTGGGACAAGCGGGAATCCTCCGCCTACCGAGGCTATTCCGGGTTCGGCTGGATGCTGCGCGGCATGCAGACCACCAAGCTCTACACCGATGGTGGCGCGATCGTCGGATCACCGGCCACGGTCATCGACCGTATTCGCGCGTTCAACCACCACATCGGCGGCGTCGACCAGATCCTGTGGCAGATCGATTTCGGCGCGATGCCGCTCCCCGAAGCTCGGCAGACCTTGCAGCTCTTCTGTGACGAGGTTCTGCCCGAGGTGAAAACCCTGTGA
- a CDS encoding thiomuracin/GE37468 family thiazolyl RiPP peptide: MEGFDDLVLDDSSFELVDLGAVVPESVTAGYGLTELSASGGASSCCCCCPCCSCT; this comes from the coding sequence ATGGAGGGATTCGACGACCTGGTGCTGGACGACAGCTCTTTCGAGCTGGTGGACCTCGGCGCGGTTGTGCCCGAGTCGGTGACGGCTGGTTACGGCCTCACGGAGCTGTCCGCTTCCGGCGGCGCCAGCAGCTGTTGCTGCTGCTGCCCGTGCTGCTCCTGCACCTGA
- a CDS encoding thiomuracin/GE37468 family thiazolyl RiPP peptide — MEGFDDLVLDDSSFELVDLGAVVPESVTAGYGLTELSASGGQSSCCCCCPCCSCT, encoded by the coding sequence ATGGAGGGATTCGACGACCTGGTGCTGGACGACAGCTCTTTCGAGCTGGTGGACCTCGGCGCGGTTGTGCCCGAGTCGGTGACGGCTGGTTACGGCCTCACGGAGCTGTCCGCTTCCGGCGGCCAGAGCAGCTGCTGCTGCTGCTGCCCGTGCTGCTCCTGCACCTGA